TTAACGATCTCGACTTCTTCTTTAAGTATCCGTGGGGCGAGCGCGCTTTTCGTAAGCTGATGGAGACATTAGGAAAGAATATGCAACATTACAAGGATAATGTTGACAAGAAGAAGGGGAAGAAGATTGCTCAGGAGGCAAAGTACACGGTTAGTGGCTATGTACCGCCTTTCGATCGGGCATACGAAGCAATTGAGAAGTTGGGGAAGAAGTATGCCCACTGCAACGGGACCAAGTTCCCCAGAATGTTGAGCTGGAAAACACCGGAGGGCCAGCGGAAACAAGATGTCAAGGCAACCGACATTGCACTGTTATTCAACAGTCGGGTATGTTTCTTTACTGTtctgtattttatttaaatttattgaaAATGAACATTCGCGACATTGTTAGCGATATGTTAGCGACATTATGCGATGTCGCAAAAGAAGTGGCTGTATCGCTTATCGCGACATATGTCGCGACGTGTTATCGACATGTAGCGACATTGTGCTTCTTTTTTCAATTATCATAATTTTTGACTTCTTTTAACGAGCTTTTAATTATTcgtgttttcttttttgtttcggTTGGTGGTGAAGAAGTGCTTGTTTCCCCGGCCCGTTGAAGAGGCATACTTCAAGAGTATTAATGAGGGTAGAGCCCCTCTTTGCGTTGAGATGGACGTAGAACAGACGGTGGACGTTGATGGTACACAAGAGTCTGTGTTTGAAACTCAAGCGAAGACCATCAACGAGGCCGTGACAAAGGCAAATTTAGTTCCACCACCACCGGCACCTGAAGTACACGAGCCATCTACTTCACGGGTCCTTCGCTCCAACCGCATAACTGTGGATACTGACCTTGTAAAGAGGTTGGATAGCATTGAGGCCCGGCTAGAGAAGCTTGAGTCCCAGCAAGAAGCCGTCATGTTGGCACAGACGGGGTTAGTAAATAGCCATCTCAGTATGAGGCGGTCCTTCACAGAGAGTCAGAAAGATCTGAAGGAGACTCTACTGGCTAAGATGGACGAGTTGATGGCTATGGTAAAAGGACCGCCCACACCTGCAGAGCCCACACCTGCACCGCAAAATGAGGAACAACAGGCGAGTGATAACGAAGATGTCTTCCCAGAAGATTGGGAAGCAGATGATAACGAGGCACCGTCAACTCCATTGGACGCAATCATCACGGCCATTGGGGATACACAATCACAGGACGAAGTCCTACTTCTACCTGCACCCCCAGAAAATGTGCCATTTGTGAGGAAGAGGAAGCCGCCAACGTACTTGAACGACTACACTGCGGAAAAGAAAAAGAGGCGAGTTCTTCCAGAGAACGTAGACCCGGAGAGACCAGCAGACCGTAGATTGCTTCGTACGTTCAAGAGGTGGTTGATTGGAGACATTCCCAATGCTCGACCTAGGAATGTGCACACCGGTGTTGGCGATGTGAAGTTCTTCACAGTTCTGTATCTTAGGTCAGAGTGGCTTCACGATGGGGTAAGTATTTAatcattaattagtatttttcattttttttgcaACATTTTATTGTATTGTCGATGTGTTAGCGACAATGTAGCGACATTTTCGCGACATTGTTGCTGGCACAGAAGTGTTTTTCTTTCTGTTGAATTTGTCGACATTTCGCGACATTGTCACGACATTCTCGCGACATGGTCGCGTTTTTTCCACGTTCTGTTTAACGACATGTCGCGACATTGTCACGACATTGTCGCGACATAAGGCAAATTTATTTAACGACAATCTTCGCGACATTTCGCGACTTTATTTACGACATTACTtaatcttctcttttttttatgcAGCACATAGATGCCATATCACACTTGATGAGGAGGAGACGCCATCATTTTCCAGAGTTGTACCCTCAGCCAGGTGTGATTCTGGACACAACACTTCCACAATTCCTCATAGGCATTTGGAGCTGCCATGCTGGTGACAGAAGTACGTTCGAATGGCCAGATGCGGTGAACCAGTACTATCTGGGTATGGAGAGCCGTTACATGCCATGTTGGAAGGATTTGAACTTCATATACTTCGTCCTGTACTTCGATCATCAACAACATTGGGTTGCTGTTGAGGTAGATATTGATATGTGGCAGATTCGGGTGTACGATAATGATTTATCATGCACCACCGAAGCACAGTTTGATGCCATCATGCTACCTTGGACTGAGTTGTTTCCACATCTGCTGAGGTCTACTGGCTATTATGATCAGGTCAACAACAACATTCTGAATGTGGACTTAGGGGACAGTAGCCAACTGAAAGCAATGCATGCTAGACGCATGCCAAGTGAGGTGGTTCCCCAAAGTAAAACAAGGTATTTGTTaatatagtatattattatttcatttgcCATTACTCTTTATATGCAGTTCAGTCTCTAAATgtgtttgttgttaatttttcagTGGTGATTGCGGGGTGTATGCACTTGAGTACATCGAACACCTCATGCTGAATCGGTCCTTGGACAACATTACAGACGATAGCATGAGAATGTTCAGAGATCGGTGGTGTGTAGACTTGTTTTATCAGAACTTAActtggtaaaatataatttaaaagggTTGTAAATTTTTTGTATTATAGACGATAGTTGTTTTTAGTACTGTACAGTTTTTATATATGGAAAAGTGTTCAATTTAAAAACTTTACTTACATGTCGCTACATAATCGTTAACATGTCGTTAAATGTCGAAATTTTTAAGTTTCAGAGTGTTTGGTTTCATATCGCTAAAGCACCGCGAACATGTCGTTAAAATGTCGATAGTACAATCATGTTTTGACTCTTCAGTTGATGTCGTTAACATGTCGCAAGAATGTCGCGAAACGTCGTTACAAAAGACGTTTCCACATTAAATGGTAATTAATGTGACATTTATTATCCCGCCTAACCAACTACTTGATTATGTCGCTAACATGTCGCTATGTGTCGCGACATGTCGCGAAAATTTCCCAGATTGCTTTTTGCATGACAAACATGTGtacaattgtgtaattcaatttttacatttattatccCACCTTCCCAACTACTAGTTTTCTCTATAAAAGGCAATTGTCTATCTCATAAGTTacacatattttcttaatttttttcctctTAAGATAATTCTCTTAGCAATGTCTACTAGAAGGAACAAGGGCAAATATCCGATTCTTACTCCTGAAGAGATCAAGCAGGAGCCTGATTGTGGGGAAATTACGCCTCAAATGCAAAAAGTGCTTGACGACATGAAACGTTTTGAACATGAACGGCTTATGAACGAGTGGAGGTTTctaaaacttgaaaaaaaatttaacaaaacaggtgtatggccggctccaccaccaggCTTCCCCGAAGGCTGCCGTCGCTGCAAGTTAGGTTATTTAAATGGTAAACAGGTGAAGCCTGGATCTCTATGCAAATATTGCAAGTCTACACTTCGCTTTGAGTCGCAAATGTAATCGTTAAACGTCGCTAAATATCGACTTTTCACTGAATAAATAAAAGTTACATTAATGTCGCTATATGTCGCTAACTTAATCGTGAAACGtcgctattttttaattttttccagAATTGATAAAAGTTCTTCCTACATGTCGCTTTTGAGTCGCAAATGTAATCGTTAAACGTCGCTAAATATCGACTTTTCACTGAATAAATAAAAGTTGCATTAATGTCGCTATATGTCGCTAACTTAATCGTGAAACGtcgctattttttaattttttccgtAATTGATAAAAGTTCTTCCTACATGTCGCTTTTGAGTCGCAAATGTAATCGTTAAACGTCGCTAAATATCGACTTTTCACTGAATAAATAAAAGTTGCATTAATGTCGCTATATGTCGCTAACTTAATCGTGAAACGtcgctattttttaattttttccagAATTGATAAAAGTTCTTCCTACATCGCACCATGTCGCTAGTGTAATCGTGGAAAGTCgcagtttttaaatttttccataattgaaaaaagttcttcCTATATCGCGACATGTCGCTAGTGTAGTCGTGGAAAGTCGCATTTTCAGGACCTtgtccaaaata
Above is a genomic segment from Cannabis sativa cultivar Pink pepper isolate KNU-18-1 unplaced genomic scaffold, ASM2916894v1 Contig3, whole genome shotgun sequence containing:
- the LOC115724764 gene encoding uncharacterized protein LOC115724764, with the translated sequence MAPELKLPITSHFTGRLTYRGTDRFRYIKAKFTEMDLVETVKASPFGHFWEAGELTFSGALVHSLLLRKMKVDTEKEDEVWFHVGRNDMRFGRIEFGLITGLPMGSAPTEEEIHAKSNDHLVRTYFEGKSSVQLDSLMIQLERCEDKDDAYKLGSIAFIEGVLVSKEGNVQVWPEMLKFVNDLDFFFKYPWGERAFRKLMETLGKNMQHYKDNVDKKKGKKIAQEAKYTVSGYVPPFDRAYEAIEKLGKKYAHCNGTKFPRMLSWKTPEGQRKQDVKATDIALLFNSRKCLFPRPVEEAYFKSINEGRAPLCVEMDVEQTVDVDGTQESVFETQAKTINEAVTKANLVPPPPAPEVHEPSTSRVLRSNRITVDTDLVKRLDSIEARLEKLESQQEAVMLAQTGLVNSHLSMRRSFTESQKDLKETLLAKMDELMAMVKGPPTPAEPTPAPQNEEQQASDNEDVFPEDWEADDNEAPSTPLDAIITAIGDTQSQDEVLLLPAPPENVPFVRKRKPPTYLNDYTAEKKKRRVLPENVDPERPADRRLLRTFKRWLIGDIPNARPRNVHTGVGDVKFFTVLYLRSEWLHDGHIDAISHLMRRRRHHFPELYPQPGVILDTTLPQFLIGIWSCHAGDRSTFEWPDAVNQYYLGMESRYMPCWKDLNFIYFVLYFDHQQHWVAVEVDIDMWQIRVYDNDLSCTTEAQFDAIMLPWTELFPHLLRSTGYYDQVNNNILNVDLGDSSQLKAMHARRMPSEVVPQSKTSGDCGVYALEYIEHLMLNRSLDNITDDSMRMFRDRWCVDLFYQNLTW